A genome region from Solanum pennellii chromosome 12, SPENNV200 includes the following:
- the LOC107005782 gene encoding delta(12)-fatty-acid desaturase FAD2-like, which produces MGGGGNMSVPTTKTEQKKNPLQRAPISKPPFTLSDIKKAIPPHCFERSLIRSSYYLVHDLVLIYIFYYIASTYFHALPSPYSYLAWFAYWIVQGCVSTGIWVNAHECGHQAFSHYPLINDTIGFILHSALLTPYFSWKYSHRRHHSNTASLENDENYVPKTKSELKWFTKAYANNPLGRLFILVFTLTVGLPLYYAINVAGRPYDRFASHYNPYSPIYNDRERLQIYFSDVGVIATSYVLYRVACTQGLTWLVCIYGVPLLVVNGFIVLITFLHHTHSSLPHYDSQEWNWLRGALATVDRDYGVLNYFFHNIADTHVMHHLFSSIPHYHAIEATKAIKPVLGEYYQYDGTPIYKAMWRDFKECIYVEKDNESQEKGVYWYKNNI; this is translated from the coding sequence ATGGGAGGTGGTGGTAATATGTCTGTTCCAACAACTAAAActgaacaaaagaaaaatcctCTCCAGAGAGCGCCAATTTCAAAGCCCCCTTTTACACTTAGTGACATCAAGAAAGCCATCCCTCCTCATTGCTTTGAGCGATCTCTCATTCGCTCATCCTACTATCTTGTACATGACCTAGTATTGATCTACATCTTCTATTACATCGCGTCCACTTACTTCCATGCCCTTCCATCTCCATATTCTTACCTAGCATGGTTCGCTTATTGGATCGTTCAAGGTTGTGTTTCCACAGGTATATGGGTCAATGCCCATGAATGTGGTCACCAAGCGTTCAGTCATTACCCGTTGATAAATGACACTATTGGTTTTATCCTCCACTCAGCACTTTTAACACCATACTTTTCATGGAAGTATAGTCATCGTCGTCACCACTCCAATACTGCTTCCCTTGAGAACGATGAAAACTATGTTCCCAAAACCAAGTCAGAACTAAAATGGTTCACCAAAGCATACGCGAATAATCCATTAGGACGATTATTCATACTCGTATTTACCCTCACCGTTGGCTTACCTTTATACTATGCCATAAATGTGGCTGGAAGACCTTATGATCGCTTTGCAAGTCATTATAATCCATATAGCCCTATATATAACGATCGTGAAAGGCTACAAATTTACTTTTCTGATGTAGGTGTGATTGCAACTAGTTATGTATTGTATCGCGTTGCATGCACACAAGGGCTAACTTGGCTTGTATGCATCTATGGGGTACCCCTCCTAGTTGTAAACGGATTCATAgtgttgatcacgtttttgcaCCACACACACTCTTCATTACCACATTACGATTCACAAGAATGGAATTGGCTACGAGGAGCTCTAGCTACGGTAGATAGAGACTATGGTGTGTTAAATTACTTCTTCCATAACATTGCGGATACTCATGTTATGCATCATCTATTCTCATCAATTCCACATTACCATGCAATAGAGGCAACAAAAGCTATCAAGCCAGTATTAGGAGAATACTACCAATATGATGGTACCCCAATTTATAAGGCAATGTGGAGGGACTTCAAGGAGTGCATCTATGTTgagaaagataatgaatctCAAGAAAAAGGTGTTTATTGGTACAAAAACAATATTTGA
- the LOC107006741 gene encoding adhesive plaque matrix protein-like, with protein sequence MGSQMKKQWLQFACVLTFFLIATCTMAYSPYNSYESSDSTYSKVPTTVVKSEDFKVPSESEKEYKSSFLPKNNYYKKPSISEDNNKKVSFVPEHESFLPKNDYYKKPLFSEDNYKKESYVPEVPSKAKPEYKESFLPKFDYFKKPSFSEDNYKKTSYVPEVPSMAKPEYKESFFPKFDYFKKPLAPEDKYKKAPYVPEVSTEPKPEYKVPSLPKNDYYKKPTIPEDNYKKVSYVPKVPSVPKEEYKAPTLSKNDYYNKPSVPEENYKKVPLVPKVSSVPKEEYKVPSLSKNDYYKKPSVSEDNYKKVLYVPKVPSVPKEEYKAPSLSKNDYYKKSSPYPSPPPPPYY encoded by the coding sequence ATGGGAAGCCAAATGAAGAAGCAATGGCTTCAATTTGCTTGTGTTTTGACATTTTTCTTGATTGCCACATGCACTATGGCATATTCACCTTACAATTCTTATGAATCATCAGACTCAACATATAGTAAAGTACCAACCACAGTAGTCAAAAGTGAAGACTTCAAGGTACCCTCAGAGTCGGAAAAGGAATATAAGTcgtcatttttgccaaaaaataattactacaAGAAGCCATCAATTTCAGAGGATAACAATAAGAAAGTATCATTTGTTCCCGAACATGAATCATTCTTGCCAAAGAATGACTACTACAAGAAGCCATTATTTTCGGAAGATAACTACAAGAAGGAGTCATATGTTCCAGAGGTACCCTCGAAGGCTAAACCAGAATATAAAGagtcatttttgccaaaatttgactACTTTAAGAAGCCATCATTTTCCGAAGACAACTACAAGAAGACTTCATATGTTCCAGAGGTACCCTCGATGGCTAAACCAGAATATAAGGAgtcattttttccaaaatttgacTACTTCAAGAAGCCATTAGCTCCAGAAGATAAATACAAGAAGGCGCCGTATGTTCCAGAGGTATCCACAGAGCCTAAACCGGAATACAAGGTACCATCTTTGCCAAAGAATGACTATTATAAGAAGCCAACAATTCCAGAAGATAACTATAAAAAGGTGTCATATGTTCCAAAGGTGCCCTCAGTGCCTAAAGAAGAATATAAGGCACCTACTTTGTCAAAGAATGATTACTACAATAAGCCATCAGTTCCAGAAGAAAACTACAAAAAGGTACCACTTGTTCCAAAGGTGTCCTCAGTGCCTAAAGAAGAATACAAGGTGCCTTCTTTGTCAAAAAATGACTACTACAAGAAGCCATCGGTTTCTGAAGATAACTACAAAAAggttttatatgttccaaaggTGCCCTCCGTGCCTAAAGAAGAATACAAGGCGCCTTCTTTGTCAAAGAATGACTACTACAAGAAGTCATCGCCTTAtccatcaccaccaccacctccatattattaa
- the LOC107006745 gene encoding protein PELPK1-like, with translation MGIQMKKQWLQFGCVLTFFLIATCTMAYSPYNSYESSDSTNNKVPTTVVKSENFKVPSESEEEYKSSSLPKIDYYKKPLASEDNNKKIPSVPEHESFLPKNDYYKKPLFSEDNNKKESYVSEVPSKAKPEYKESFLPKFDYFKKPSFFEDNYKKTSYVAEVPSMAKPEYKESFFSKFDYFKKPLVSEDNYKKTSYVPEVPSMAKPEYKESFFQKFDYFKKPLAPEDKYKKAPYVPEVSTEPKPEYNVPSLPKNDYYKKPTIPEDNYKKVSYVPKVPSAPKEEHKAPTLPKNDYYKKPSVTEENYKKVPLVPKVPSVPKEEYKVPSLSKNDYYKKPSVSEDSYKKVSYVPKVPSVPKEEYKAPTLPKNDYYKKSSVSEENYKKVPLVPKVPSVPKEEYKVPSLSKNDYYKKPSVSEDSYKKVSYVPKVPSVPKEEYKAPSLSKNDYYKKPSPSPSPPPPPYY, from the coding sequence ATGGGAATCCAAATGAAGAAGCAATGGCTTCAATTTGGTTGTGTTTTGACATTTTTCTTGATTGCCACATGCACTATGGCATATTCACCTTATAATTCTTATGAATCATCAGATTCAACAAACAATAAAGTACCAACCACAGTAGTCAAAAGTGAAAACTTCAAGGTACCCTCAGAGTCCGAAGAGGAATATAAGTCGTCATCTTTACCAAAAATTGATTACTACAAGAAGCCATTAGCTTCAGAAGATAACAATAAGAAAATACCGTCTGTTCCCGAACATGAATCATTCTTGCCAAAGAATGACTACTACAAGAAACCATTATTTTCGGAAGATAACAACAAGAAAGAGTCATATGTTTCAGAGGTACCCTCGAAGGCTAAACCAGAATATAAAGagtcatttttgccaaaatttgactACTTCAAGAAGCCATCATTTTTCGAAGACAACTACAAGAAGACGTCATATGTTGCAGAGGTACCCTCCATGGCTAAACCAGAATATAAGgagtcatttttttcaaaatttgactacTTTAAGAAGCCATTAGTTTCAGAAGATAACTACAAGAAGACGTCATATGTTCCAGAGGTACCCTCTATGGCTAAACCAGAATACAAGGagtcattttttcaaaaatttgactACTTCAAGAAGCCATTAGCTCCAGAAGATAAATACAAGAAGGCGCCATATGTTCCAGAGGTATCCACAGAGCCTAAACCGGAATACAATGTACCATCTTTGCCAAAGAATGACTACTATAAGAAGCCAACAATTCCAGAAGATAACTATAAAAAGGTGTCATATGTTCCAAAGGTGCCCTCAGCGCCTAAAGAAGAACACAAGGCACCTACTTTGCCAAAGAATGATTACTACAAGAAGCCATCAGTTACAGAAGAAAACTACAAAAAGGTACCACTTGTTCCAAAGGTGCCCTCAGTGCCTAAAGAAGAATACAAGGTGCCTTCTTTGTCAAAAAATGACTACTACAAGAAGCCATCGGTTTCTGAAGATAGCTACAAAAAGGTTTCATATGTTCCAAAGGTGCCCTCTGTGCCTAAAGAAGAATACAAGGCACCTACTTTGCCAAAGAATGATTACTACAAGAAGTCATCAGTTTCAGAAGAAAACTACAAAAAGGTACCACTTGTTCCAAAGGTGCCCTCAGTGCCTAAAGAAGAATATAAGGTGCCTTCTTTGTCAAAAAATGACTACTACAAGAAGCCATCGGTTTCTGAAGATAGCTACAAAAAGGTTTCATATGTTCCAAAGGTGCCCTCCGTGCCTAAAGAAGAATACAAGGCGCCTTCTTTGTCAAAGAATGACTACTACAAGAAGCCATCACCTTCtccatcaccaccaccacctccatattattaa